DNA from Drosophila suzukii chromosome 2R, CBGP_Dsuzu_IsoJpt1.0, whole genome shotgun sequence:
TTATCGCAATATTTAGTGCGTTTATTATCCAGTTTTTCTTAGTCAAATATATTACGAACGTTGCAGTAACGCAGCAAGAGCATATAATACCAAAGAAATCGAAAGATATATTCAATATTTATCTCTAGCGTAGTTTCTCCATTTTAATTCACTATGGCGTAACAAGCCAATATCCAATTAAAAAAACAGTTGCATAGAACCGATAATTTATTTCAGTCCATTATTCTTGCTATGTGAACCACTCCACCACACAGGTATCCGAAGAATCCGAGAATTGTCAGTTTCTCTAGTTTAACGAAAATGACGATAAGAATGTGTGATTTTTCCCCTCTTATAAGAAAGACACCCCACACAGTCCTACACTCACCCAAACCACTCGAATACCCACACGAATATATTCACATCATGAGTTGAGcgcaattaattaaaatgttattgGCATGAGAGAAAAGTAACAACCACAAGCAAGTTATTTTTGTACAAACTAACATGGTATAGGGCATACTTGTACGGTATTGGAATGAAAAGTAATGATTATCCTGTTCGGAAAGCACGATGAAATCATCACACACAGTCGTACTTACATGTTGCATTCAAAAATTAAGAATTCTATCGAGACAGACTGTCGGGTTCCCAAACCGGAAACGACATTTTAGTGACGATGGAAAGTATAATTTCATTGATCGGTTCTTCCAATGTTGCATTTAACTAGAATTTTAAATTGGCGGTGATTTTAGTTCGTAAAGTTGCAAAATTTAGACAGAGTGCAGAATCACACATTTTTGCAGAGCAGTTTTCtttttcaaacatttttaaaaggtttTGAACCACAGTTTGCTGTCGTGAGCAAACAGCAAAATGTTTTCCAAAATCGACCATCGAAGTTACTTTGGAGGCACCACAAATCGAAACTGCAGTTGGTTTGGGAGCCCATGTTCCTGCTTAAACATTCCGCAAAGAACAGTTTTCGATTTAACGGACACTTCACATGGAGACTTTTTAGTTGTGATTATCAGAAATTTGCCTGGGGACAACCGGACCATCCAATGGAGCACGGATGGGTCGGTCCTGTCCCCAGAGGTGCaatttttttataacttaATATATAGGGGGTACTCCGGAAGGAACGAAGAACATCACAAGCACACGTACTCTTAATCATGGTCATCGAACACACTTTAACACGTTTTATTCACTTCAATTGAAAAGCGACAACGAGATCGCATTTTATTCGAAAGTTAATACAAATCTTTTGCGACGCAAACGGGGACGAGTCCTCACAAATATTATTGAAATGTATCTGCGAATAAGCATTTGAAATATGTATTGTACTCAACAAAATGAATAATCGTTTgcttaaatttcaaaaataaaagacGATAACTAACTTAGAATTGTTATCTAGCGGTGGCACCGGGTTCGGTGCGAAAAAAAATGGTTTGTTTTATTTCAAATCCCCCTGACAGAAATACGGGTTGGTTCAGTTTTCGTAAGTTAAGTTTATTAATACAAGAAACTGGGTGCATGGTTGTGTATGTGGGTGAGTGTGAGAGTGGTTAATGAAATTTATAATTTCCATGGGACTCGTTTATGAAAATACAATGCACTCTTTGTGGGAGCAGGAGAAACTAGTTATAGTAGGCAGTACGAATCACAGAGGAACCGCTTAACTCTCGTCATCGCTGCCGGCAGCCTGTCGCGGCTTGGGACCTCCGGCGCGCTTGGCCATGATGATCTGGTCCACCTTCAAGATGGTTGTGGCCGCGCCCACTGCGTACTTCAGACCCCAGAACTTGGACTGGTACAGATCGAAGAGCTTCGCCTTAGTCGTGTCGATGGTGCTGGCCTTCTCCGCCTCAATGTCGAAGCCGATTGTCTTGCCGGACTCTGAGTTGTGTGCCAAGTACAGCTGGTTGACGATATCTGTGCCATTGATGCCGGAGTTCTCGGCTAGAGCCTTGGGGAATACTTCCAGGGCGTTGGCGAACTTGCGCACGGCGTACTGGTCCAGTCCCGGCAGAGTATCTGCATAAGCCGACAGCTGGGTGGCCAACTCGATCTCGGTGGCACCAGCTCCGGGAAGATAGCGGCCATCCCGGGTCAGGCACTTGAAGTTGTTAACAGCGTCGTCTAAGGCGCGCTCAATGTCATCCATAAAGTTATCGGTGGCTCCACGAATAACCACGGTGGCAATGCGAGAGTCCTTGCCCTCGTTCCTGAAACGGATAAAGAACAAATTATAGCGGATTCGACTTACTCAATCCTTTGATCAACCCACCTGAAGGCAACAATTGTGGTGTCACCCAGCTCCTCGATGCAGACCTTGTCGCAGTAGCCCAACTCCTCTTGACTGGGAGTAGTGATGCGCGGCAGGACGGTGGCATTCACGGAGCGGCTCAGGCGACGCAGATCGAACTTGGAGTTCAGACGCACGGCCATCAGGCCGTATTTGTTCAGGAAGTGCAGGGCCATGTCGCCGACCTTGCCGCCGGCCACAACCACCTTCACACCGGTGTCGGCAATAGCCTTGATCTGGCTCTCCAGCAGGCTCTCTTCGCCGGAAGAGAAGCTCAGAAGCTCGTCAGCCGACTTGATCAGCACGGTGCCCTTGGTCTCCGTCTGGATGATGTCGACGGGGCAGGAGAAAATCACGATCTTGGCCTTCTCGGCATAGGTTACGTCGCCCTCAACAAACCGCTTGAAGACCATGCCGCGGACCACCTCAGACTTGGTCAGTCCGCTGCCCAGGATCTTGCAGATGCGAATGTTGTCCACGTTGAAGGTGCCCTCATCCGGCAGGATGGAGACGCAGGCCTTGCTCACCAGATCATTGAGGAAGTCCTCCTGACCGTATTGCTTCGACATGATCGAAGTGCGAAGTACATCCTTGACCTTCTCCACGTTGCGGTAGTCCTCGATCTTGTGGCTCACCAAGGTGGGCAGGATCTCCAGGGCCTTCTCCAAAGCCTTCTCATAGCCGTCGGAGATCTCGGCGGTGGTGATGCCCAAACGCAGCAGCTCCTCCGCGGACTCCAGCAGAGCTCCGGCCAGCACCACCACAAAGTTGGTGCCATCGCCCACCTCAGCGTCCTGCATCTGACTGGCCATGACGATCAGCTTGGCGGCCGGATGCTCCACATCCAGCTCCCGCATGATGGTGCCGGCGTCGCTGGTCACGAACTGCTTCTCGATGTGGTTGATGATCATCTTGTTCATGCCATTTGGCCCGTAGGCGGAGCGCATGGTCTGAGCGAACTCCTTGCAGGCGCTGATGTTGCGGTACACCGCCTCCTCAAGCCCGGTGTACATCTAAGGATACCCGGAAAGCCatcaaattaataatttttccTTCATATGTGCGGCTGCGTTTCATGAGGATGACTAATCACGCGCCTCACCGAGACGGCATGTTTTCTTTCTTTCGTTTTTCTCAATGAAACCGCCGCCCGACGAACCTTATGCGGTGCGATTCCCCCTTGTTGCACTCACCCGGGCGCCATCCTTGAGCATCTGCGACACTCCGGGAGCCTTGGGAACGGATAAAGCCATTTTTGTACACAGATTTCAATTTCACACGGAGTCAGTCGGTAAATTCCAGCTAGAGTTATAACCTCAAAGTGGCCGCGAACATTCTGGATGGGATAGAGATGGGACTGGTCTATCGATTATTATAAACCGTGACTAGGTATTtgtacaaatatatatttttaaatttacagAATTGGATTAGGTAATACATACATTTTAGATTTAGCATTTATATTACACGAGACAGATAAGAATAAATCCAATGGTATCCAAAGTATAAAgtcacatatttcgaaaaacataacctttcagttaaattaaaagcatcttaaaaaaattatatttctaCTTACGGGTTaggatattttaaatattatttaatcgatatttttatacagGGTATAAAAACGTTGGTAGATAATTACTTTTTAGTCGTGACTCGTGCGTGACTCACGGAAAACCGTGCGTGTGCTGGGGATAACACTGGCCCCGCGCGCATCTCtaat
Protein-coding regions in this window:
- the CCT8 gene encoding T-complex protein 1 subunit theta, with translation MALSVPKAPGVSQMLKDGARMYTGLEEAVYRNISACKEFAQTMRSAYGPNGMNKMIINHIEKQFVTSDAGTIMRELDVEHPAAKLIVMASQMQDAEVGDGTNFVVVLAGALLESAEELLRLGITTAEISDGYEKALEKALEILPTLVSHKIEDYRNVEKVKDVLRTSIMSKQYGQEDFLNDLVSKACVSILPDEGTFNVDNIRICKILGSGLTKSEVVRGMVFKRFVEGDVTYAEKAKIVIFSCPVDIIQTETKGTVLIKSADELLSFSSGEESLLESQIKAIADTGVKVVVAGGKVGDMALHFLNKYGLMAVRLNSKFDLRRLSRSVNATVLPRITTPSQEELGYCDKVCIEELGDTTIVAFRNEGKDSRIATVVIRGATDNFMDDIERALDDAVNNFKCLTRDGRYLPGAGATEIELATQLSAYADTLPGLDQYAVRKFANALEVFPKALAENSGINGTDIVNQLYLAHNSESGKTIGFDIEAEKASTIDTTKAKLFDLYQSKFWGLKYAVGAATTILKVDQIIMAKRAGGPKPRQAAGSDDES